One stretch of Deinococcus taeanensis DNA includes these proteins:
- a CDS encoding GNAT family N-acetyltransferase yields the protein MPRLTLRPRLPDDLPLLWQWTRATPDPEWKQWDGPYFTHQSQPVPYETYRQQAESQPPQPHSRVIALDGTCIGQVTRFEEPPAQGGWWELGIVIYDPGSWGCGYGRDALQQWTTSTFDETDAHVLTLTTWSGNERMVRSAQRAGDRECGRIPEARVWQGRRWDSVKLAVLRPAAE from the coding sequence ATGCCCCGCCTGACCTTGCGCCCTCGCCTCCCTGACGACCTTCCGCTCCTCTGGCAGTGGACCCGGGCCACACCAGATCCCGAATGGAAGCAATGGGACGGCCCATACTTCACCCACCAATCCCAGCCAGTTCCCTACGAAACCTACCGGCAACAGGCCGAAAGCCAACCTCCCCAGCCCCATAGCCGCGTCATTGCGCTTGACGGCACCTGTATCGGTCAGGTGACGCGGTTCGAGGAACCCCCGGCACAGGGAGGGTGGTGGGAGCTTGGGATCGTGATTTACGACCCTGGATCCTGGGGGTGTGGGTATGGCCGCGACGCGTTGCAACAGTGGACAACATCAACCTTTGACGAAACAGACGCGCACGTCCTCACCCTTACGACGTGGAGTGGCAATGAGCGGATGGTCCGTTCGGCGCAGCGGGCGGGCGACCGCGAATGTGGACGCATTCCTGAAGCCCGCGTATGGCAGGGCCGACGCTGGGACAGTGTCAAACTCGCGGTGCTCCGCCCAGCTGCTGAATAA